A region of the Bombus pyrosoma isolate SC7728 linkage group LG15, ASM1482585v1, whole genome shotgun sequence genome:
AATACGAACCGATGTCATTAATCTCAATAGCGAGGCTGAGGCCGGTAATTAACGCGGCCACCAAGGCCGAGGGCGGTACACTCTTGGCCAAAACTTTCGTCGAAGACGATTAATATCAAATTGCTCCGTCTgaattgtccttttttcaaataaaatcgtaattgCGTGTATCATTACTTATACGAAAGATACGGTAATAGAGTGGCGATGCAACCAAATCAGCTAACAGCGGATCCACATCGCTGAAAGATTAAAGAGGGAACACGCACTTGACCTAGTTTCAACATATACGATTGGTACAGACCGACCGCTACAAATGTGTACAAATATACAGGTTATCTCCGAAATGATGGTACAAGCGGTCAGGTGATGATTCTACAGCAGAAAGACAAGTGGGACGCCTCGCAACTTACAAATAGTACACGTGCATCTGACGCATATTCAAGCTCGTTtctctcgaaaacgaagcgttaaacgaaaaaatgttatttcgaaGTGATTTCGAAGACGCCCTGCATGTACGTGTGTTGTCAGTGTCTGCAATAGCATCTCGATGGAAATGACCACTCACTTGCTACAAATCCCAACGACTACAATAACCTGCCAAATGTCTTCACAGACAAATTGCATTCCATCACGGATTTTCATGGGACATGGTGTTAATCGCTCGGAAAGGTTTTTAAAAAAGGGTTAAATTTTAAAGGGTTAAATTCCTATAGCGCGCAACGTCTTCTTATAACATAAGAGTTATTTTAATCGGCGAGATCTATCGACAGATTATCGAAAGAACGACGAGTTATCCAGAATTGGTGATAAAATAGCTCGAAAGGCAGAATGTCATTGGAACGAGCGTAATTCGCGAAACATGAATACCATCGAGAAGAAATAGAGCTGGTAAATCAGAAAACTTTCACCGGGGAGAAGATAGGCAGTAGTCTGagcgaaattatatttacccCTCGTGCTCTAgggatatattattattttgggGGAGACACTTGTTAGGATTCCGTATCCATGGAATCCCTACTTATTCTACTTCTATAGGACGATGGAAATTCCGTGGTAATTCGATACcgatttttcttatcttctcGACTTTCGTCCATTCGTTTGATCATCgcttttgcttttattttttcgttaataaCTTTCGGCAATTACATCGACAAGGATTTTACATGTATATCGAAGGATAtgtgaaagtaaaattattggAAACGTTAGGCTTAACTACATGTGTCAGGATAGATGTCTTACAATTGCGTAAATCTTTCTACGAAGATACGGTATAACACGAGGAAGGAGAATTCGATACAATTACCGTTCGAACACGGCTAAGACACCGGTTGATAACGGTCCACGAACCAGCGAAATTGATTTAGAGCTGGTGGTATCCTGGATGGCATCGACGGCGCCGATAAATCAACGCGAAAAGCAATTTAAACCGGTACAGAGTCCGATCATCGTAACCCTGGCAATAGCGACCGGCTGTGGATTCCCAACGTTGGCATAAGTTTTCATTTGCACCGACCCGCTAACGAAGTCTTCGACGATAAATTCGCCGGAGCTTTTCCACGCGGGGTAATCCCATTGCCGAGGCTAAAGCCGGTCCCGAAGCTCAACGAGGATCGGCCTTCTCCGCGCGAATTAAGACGAATCCTTCCGATATGGTTGCCTGCACCTTGCTACcaattttctcgataaattcTCTACGGAAAATGGGCCGATAGTCGACGATGCAATTCCTACAGATTTGTTCCCATTCGATCGTCTAAGCGTACTGAAACGAACTGATGCGGTTAAAACACGTTTTATACCatgtcgtttattttcttgaaacgaGGAAGCtcgaaatattaaatcgtTTCATAAGTAACGTCGTATTGATCTACGCAACCGTTGAAATTCAATGGTACTTATCGTTGAATAATGTATTATGCATCTGCTGTTTTCTGGCATTATATTTTCCGAATACTATGCGcatgaaaatgaattaaatcgACGCTCGACTAACTAGAacaatcgtttaaaaatatatcaaaagacgatagaatttaattctaaataattgcGGAAGTTGCTCGTTTCTGTTACAGCGAGGTGCTTCCGGATTTAGGTGTCCACTTTCTCGTGACTCAGctatattcgtaaaagtttcCTATGGTAAGCGTACAAAGTGCTTCTGTGAATCACTGTAGGTGTATAACCCGAGTCTTGTTAAAAGATTGTCGTAATTTCATAATCCCGGTCGATTACGCAAGCCAGCCGCAATGCTCTCCCCTAATAAACGGTCCTCCGGCTGGTTGCATTATATAGAAGACGGCCGTGAGCGTCCGGTATTTCGCGTTATTGTGCAGGGGCCGACGAACGGGCTGCATTGTCGTTTACCAAGGGGAAAGGGATCACCATGGATGTGGTCTGGACGTTAATGGCATGTGCTACGGTCCGCCTGTAAACGCGACCAGCCTGCATTGCGGCTGCACCTGCACACCGTTGCGATTCCAAGCCGCGGTTCACATTGTAGCTGACCGCACCGACTCGTCGTCGCTCGTCCTCGTATATCGTGTATGCGAACACCTTCTGCCGGATGCAGCTGGCCCATCAAGGTGAGAAAAGAACAATCGTGGACAGGTTTAAAagtctttctcctttttaaaACACCGGTCATCCACGTGTCTGCGTTCGAATGCGTCTCAACTGGATGTCCGTGCTTACTCTGCTCTTCTTTCAGTCGTTTGCCCATGTTTGATAATCGTTCGAGCTATCTCTTTGAGTTGTCAATTTTTGTTGCTTTTAGGGAGTGTTAAGATTAGACGAAAAACAGTTTTGATTCCGCGTGGATCATTTTTAAACGACTGCTCCTTCGAGTTTTGTCGACTTACAAATGCGGCATACGAGCTCTACTCCATTCTTGATCATCGTCGTTAATTGTCAATCGTTATTACGAAATAGAACAAGAAATCACTATGAACAAAAGTTCAACGAGTTCATGAGTTTGCACAACTTTTCTGTTTATTCCTACCATCTAGGAGAtcccatttttattttccttcttattttctcgaaaCGGACCGTTGATTTTGGAATATTCGAAACTTTAGACACATCCTGAGACGataaactttttttattttgttcaatagatcacgaattttgtttttaaagtttcttctttctggAAGAGGGTCCGAAGAAGCGAGTGACAGACAGCGATAGTTAACGATGGCTTTCTTATGGGTGTTCGCCATTAATTCGTACCACGCTCGTTCCTCAACCGGCACCGGATGAAGTTCCGCGCGTCCGTCACACTCTGATTCCCCTGAAGCGTACCAGCCGCGAACCCGAAAAGGAAgcaaagtgaaaaaaaagaagcgaaaaagaagaacaaatgTACCAGGATGGAATGAAAGAAGCGTGGAAAGGGGAATATCGGCGAGGAGGCGGTAGGAAGCACGCCGCGTTATTGCACGCGACTGTATGGTTGCGTGCATAATCGAGGGTCCCGAAAACGTTCGAAAAACTCCACGACGCCCGGTTCGTTCACCCCTGAAACGAACTTTCTCCTCTTTGTTACTCGTCCCGATCGAATCTACGCGCCCGATACCATCTACGTGCGATTTCTCGACGCACCTGTAACGCTTTCACCGTATCCCGACGCCATAACGCTTCATCATGGTCGCAAAATTCATCTTTTCCAATTCACGATTTATAGCACCGTGAACGTCCGTTGCATCACGGGTCGTCGCCTCACACGGGAACAATGTCCGCGATACAACGAGCAGACGTAATGTTCTCACGAAATAATAGCTTCTATTAATTCACTTGCAAATTTTTACCCACAAATATTGATGTACAAAGATAATTTGTTGTGAGGAAAAGGTTGGTTATTGTAATGTCCCAGAATTCAGAAAAGGAATAGCGATAGTTTTCGAATGGTTTACAACGTCTCGACGAAATGTATCGTTCGAGTTCAGAGTTTAACAGCTTAAATACCATAACTTTTGTTCGCTATTGGATATCATGGACAGTACAACAAAATGTTGCCCGTGTATTTCGCTCATTTTACTGTGTATGTCAATGGGTTAAGAGGttaacgattaaatatttcatcggaATGGAGGATGTAAGATATTACCAGCGAATCACTTCGGTGGGAAAATTCAACGTCTCGGAGGGAAATGGTCCCGGAGGTGGAGCGAGGCTTCGAAAAACTTCCTGCACCGCCTAATGGCACGAGAAGTCGAACGGGGTCTTCTAGTATTTCCGTCTCAGCCCTCCTGTTCGTCAAGGAGAACACGTGGAGGGTGTATCCCGATCTCATTCCCTTAGGACCGCGTCAAGCAGACAACGATTGCTTGCGACTTGGCACACGAGGTTCCCCAAAACCAGCGAAAAAATTGTGCGACTCTATGGGGAAGTAAACGATTCGTGTCTTCTTTGATTTGCTCGTTTGTTCGATGAATTACAACAGGATGGTGGAAGTGGAAATGGTACATTCAGGATTGGCCTTGCAGAAGATTCCGATATATggaattgtaaataaatattaccaaTTGTTTAGTAATTATTCGTGATAACAGTCACAGCATATCTTCGTATTGTTCGATTCATGATTATTACAGTTAGTTGGGAATGGAAGTCGTGAAATGTGGCGTTTACTCGCGTTCGTAATTGAAATTACAGTTTCGAGACATTGATCAGGCATCTGAAAATTATCAGAGTTGTCTCTGTCGTAGGCATGGACCTTCAGATAACTGTGATTAATTCAGCAGGGAGCAGAGATGCAATCTCGATGTCATTTGCATCGTGCGACTTTTTGAATTCCAGGTAACAAGCTATTGATCGATTTGCTGCATCGACAAACGCAACACGGTATTTGGCGATTAATAACGTAGCACGTAAACGTTTAATTTCGTCTGGTTCCAGCAAATTTCATCTGAGCAAGGACTAAGAAGCATCCTCGATCGTTGGACGTTCATCGGAAAATCATTAGTCAAACGTACGAGCATGAGGAGAGATTAAATCCATCGAGACTCGTAATATCGATTTAATCCCAGGTGCTACGAACAAAAATCTAGAGAAAATGGACGACCACGTTAGAATAAGCAACCGTCGCGTTAACGTATTTCCCCGTAATATCGAGAATTATGTAAATGTCGGATGTTACGAGCGAGCTGGGGTTGTTGGTTAAAATCGAAGCGTTATTTACGAGCGAGTAGAGGCGGAATTCGAAAGCGGACGACACTTTTCCCTCTTATTTTCGACATTATGCGTCGTTAAATTTGCACGCTACCAACGTTTTCTCTCGCAGAATACAGGCTTTGTAACGGGGATTcttaaatctttaaaatattataattggcACGTTGTACGTCTTCGCACGTTTCGTCTCTCCAAGAGTctcatttaatttatcgtatcCTTTCCAcatatttgttttctttactTTCCAAATCGATTGTTGCAGAACGTTCGATTTTAAGGTACGTCATAAGTCAAAGAGGATAAAGAATCGCGTGTTAACGGCAGCCATCAGCGGTGGCAAATGGAAAGAGGCGCAACCCAATTTCACCGCGGAGGAAAGAGCTTCGATTGCCACATACTGGCAGCCGTCACGAACACTTCCACCGAGAGGGAAAAGCTGCGGGGGGAAAGCTTGTCGAGCGACGACAGCTCGTCCCATCTAGATGAAAGTGTGACGAAACCCATACAATATTCAACCTTCGCGAAACCTTCTCCATCATCGGAATTTTAACTTTGAAATTCAACCATTTCACCGACCATCCTCTACCTTAATTTCTCctgcaaaataaatttcgtatacatcaaattaatttcatatccGTTAGTATTAATTTTTGGCGTATAGGAAATTTCGTTGCTTCGAAATTTCGGATAAACGAGACAACGTCGATCGTTACATCTTTGGTTCGTCCTTGATTATCGATTTTCTCACGGATTCTGTCTTCGcgcttttttatttcctatttcttttctttcctttgctCTGCTGCGCTTTCATTCTGCTCGTCGTCTGCTACTCGTCTAAAGATCACCTCTATTTCGCTACTGTACGCCGAATTACATTcgtacaatatacaataaataattaataataacgataataataatcgtttttaaatttattcaagtACGAAACGCTATGAAACGTAACCGGTGAGTGGAAATCGATTTCCGAAAGGTTCCGATAATTAACTCTGGCCTCGATGGAGCGACCAATCAGTGGAATCGAAGGGAGAAAAGAAACACACTGCTCGTTATTGCAGTTCCCGAAGTAAAACGGTATTTGCATGGGGAACGGAAGAGGTTCCGTTCTGGCTGTTTCCATCCGTCGTCCACTTGGCGAAGCGTAACGACCAACCAAGCCGCCAGCCAGCCAACCaaccagccagccagccagccagccagccagtcAGCCAGTCAGCCAGCCAGTCGGCCAGACGATGGACTGGGAACCGTCTGGTAGACCTTGAACGGCCCTTTAACTGGTTGCACTCCAGTCAAGGTtgccttcttcctctttccacGCCGCTGTTGCGCCCGCGGCGCAAGGGACCGGATGAATAGGGTCGTGAGTTCGCCACTTTGTCAAGGTCGTAGCCAGTCAGCGACGTAATGTATTTCATAGACCGATAAAAATCATACTCGAAGCCTTTTAGTCGGGTGATTTTTTGGTTTCGGTTGATTGAAACGACATGGAAGTTGCCACGAAGGTAGAAGGACgttattaaatgataattgCCTTTCTATAGAGTTTCAGATTGAAGTGGACAGTGAAAGGACTTACGAAGACTTTGATTTTACCACGTGTATAGTTACATTATGtagtgatatattattaacgtCGTTGTTCTGTCTCGAACGCGatcattatatttctatttctataagCCGCGTatcgaagaagagaaaaaatgtcCATGCGGAATTACAAGAAGATCCAGACACGAACGCAAAGTGACGAGAAAGCGTAATCGATGACTAGATGTTGTGTGATGTATTTACGCACGAATCGTATAGCTCCGTGTCTGACAACGAATGTAACCAAATAACGTTCAACATATACAGCGTGCTGGTTCAAGGGTAGATCGACCCGAGACAGCATTCCTTATCATTACGTCCCATAAACATTATCCTCGGTTCCATCGAGAATGATTCCTCGACCCGGGTACAAGGAATCGAGCGGAGGTAGCACGTAACCGACCTGTGGGAAGGACAAAGAGGTACGTCGAAGGAGGAACTCTGGaggaaagaagacgaagagagaGACTTGGAAGGTGGCCGTAAACGGTTCCAGTTGAGGAAAAGAAACCAAACTTGAAATTTCGCTGttcgaatagaaattttccattcgatattttatacttcatCTACGCTATTCGTTATCACATTATGAATTTACTGATCGTAATCTTTGCAATTATTCTCGATTACCTAACGAGATCTtcgtgataaaatttcatttaacagAACATTGATTTCTCTTAGTATGTGCGTTATATATAGCTTTGGATAcacgtttctattttttccgAATATTTCTAGCGACGATACTTGcgaaaattaactttttctcACTTACAttctttcgtaaaaaatttagttttcgCCTTTGATTCCAGCACACTTCACCGTaatcgaagagaagaaaatttctatgaattctGACGCAAAGATTCTCGAGGATTTTTCAACACGTCCACCGAAGACGCCATTGAACAGCTAGTAGAACGAGTATCCAATATGCAAAGTGGTCGGTCGGTGAGCGCGCGTTTCAGGTACCATCGGCGTAACTCACCGGAATATCGTTGCTCGCGACGGGCTTTTCGAGGGCGCGAGTGAGAGGCGTCACGTAAGAGAGAGTGTACAGAGCTGATAGGAGCCACCATTACCCATCCCCGTATTCAAGCAACCCCGTGTACAAGCCCGTACAACCCCTGTATACAATCTCCGCGTGGCCAACAGGCTGGTCGAGAGCTCCGGGCCGTTCGTTGTCTAGCGTACCGGTCTCGTTCGATCGGACTACCCTTCCAAAGCTTCCGCCAGATGCTAATTAACTGTGCGACCCGATCGAATCAGTCGACTTCACGCCATTCTGTTCAAGGATTTCGTTAGAATTGCATTATCACATACATATCGTTTGGCGATTTACTTCGTTGAAACTTTTGCCACCACAACGTTTCAAGAGACAGCGTGAGATAAGTTATTCGAGTTAATTACGCTGCAAAACCTTAAAACTCGATCTTGAACTTTGCACAGAGTGATCTAACTTGTCGTGCACTGGCTGAGAAAAGGTATTTCAACGCTTGCCATAGAAAACTTGTATGTACATGTTAAAACATTTCAAGTTTTTATCGCGattaaattatcgatcaaATCTAAGAGCCATCCGGAAATGTACATAGAAATTCTAACACGTATACAGTATACGGTATAAACGTATACAGTATAGATAATCTTGAACAGATAAAAGATGTTAAAAGTGGCATCGCCGAATGTCGAAATCTATCGATATGATTAATATAACTTTCTATAAGCGTTCAtatactttcgcgagccactggtatataaaataaatttgtcgaaGTTTCTTAACAAATGTacgattatataatatacttctTTTCTcggtgattttattttctttcggcTATCTGTAAACGCGAACAAACTAATCTGAAAGAtatcaatttcattcttttctcgCCCTTCGTACCGTCTCCTTGGCAGGTTTCATTGCACGAAGGCCAGATTCCATGACGAGCCTGCTGCGGAATGTTTGAGGACCCGTCGAAGAGAATTTACTCGTCGGGATTGATGTTTGCGTCAGGGAACGTAACTGGGTACCGAGGAAATATTACGCGGCGGGTTGTTTACGCTTCGCGTGTTTTGTTTATCGATTCGCGAACGCACGCCGACAAACCCTAGGGATGGAAGGTCTTGGATGAAACTGGCTCGAAAGGGAGCCTTCCGATGCCAGAGGAAATTATAATCCGGTTAGACTGTTTTTCTTTGTACAAACAGAGAAGACCTTCGAATCCCTAAGAGGATCGCTGTTCGTTCCTCGACACGAAATCACAAGTTTGAACATGTTAGAAATTTTGATTAGGAAGATCGATCAATGTGCGATTCATTCGCTCAGGTATTCGTTCCTTTACGAAGTTTCATATATGTAGGATATTTGCATCGtgttgataaatataattataaacgtaaatataattatcatcgtAAGTAACATTTCATATACGCGTAATTCTGTATATATCATTTGCCACTAGATAACTATCCGAATGAATAACAAATCGAGTTCGAGCAACGTGACCTAATTGGTATTATTTAACAACGCTTTTATGAAATTGGCCGTTTCATGTGCAACAATAACCGATGCTATTATTCGTTTATCAGAAAGATATATCTGGTCCTCACTGAAACCTAAATTTCTCAACAACAATGATAACGAATTAAATTGGTAATTGTGTGCAACAAATCTTACTTAGATCAAGCTACCGTCGATACTGCTCGTTATCTCGGTGTTCTCGTAAATCGATGTATGTGAGTCCGCAAGTCACTGAAGCTAGGTCGATGGCATCATCAAAGTGGATCAAACAGTCAGATATATCCACCACTTCGATCATTAAGAACGTCAAGAGAATTTACATGATTAATAGCGAATGGTTCGTACCAGAtgcgattattattttcgtaataGATAACGTAATggttaaataaaagttttcctGGAAATTTTCTAGAACAAATATCCTTGAGAAACGTGAGGCTTAATATTGTCTTTTTTGAAAATGAACATTACCAATCATTTCAATTCTAATTGACGTATGTGATAACCGATAGATATCGTTTGAAGATAAATCCATTCTACCGCGATAACGAGATTCTTTATCCATTTTCATCGTATCGTGATCAGTCGGTGGCGGTGAGTGGCGAAAGAGGAACAAAATTCAACAGTGacacagaaataaaatataatacaatagaagtggataaataaagaaataattaacagcGCAATGAAAATGCGGATAATACCTCTCGTTTTGGCAGCAGCGTTCGTCGTGAATAGCTTCGTCGATGGTAAGTGAACAATAAACGAATACCTTTTGATAAGCATCGTTGTATCTAGTATAACAGTGTACATTGGTTTACGATTGTGCAATAATACACATTTagttcaatgaaattttctgcTCTTCCtacgttcgtttattttacatcGATGTAGTTGCTTTAATTCAAGGAGTTCCGGAAAGACTACACACacgcttaaaatatttattaaatactttgttataagtataataacaaaatatatggCGTATATTATTGCACTGTGCAAAGATAAGCAATTGACTAGgaatttcctatttcttcAACGTTTATCTATCAATTATGGCGCAACTCGTCGtgttaatataattcttttgtGTTAAATTCTGAGAAAATGGAGAGCATAAGCGTGAAGCGTGaacttctttaaaaaaattttataggaGGCCTGCTTCCACAGTCGACTACTATCGAAACAACCGAGACTACCGTAAATCCCAATTCGCAGGTAGAATGGACGCATTATAACTTGCACGGACGTATAGTTAACGGGACAAAAGCTGCACTAAGGCAATTTCCTTATCAAGTATGCgtcgtatttttataagatattttcgTGTCTCGAATGTTTAGTTGCTCTATATATCAGTCGATTCTATGTATTGCGATGATGCGATTTGAAGAGTAAGTTAATTATTtcctagaaaatatttttcgcagGTATCTTTAAGAGAAAGTTACAGCAATGCACACTTCTGCGGAGGATCACTGATAGACGAACAATATGTGCTCACAGCAGCGCATTGCATGTTTGAGGAGTGAGTGATTCAAAATGTACATTTCTTGCGTTTCCACTTATTTAAACTCGCCATAAGCGCGTAAATGCCAGTTACGAGTAAATTGCAGACAACTATGCAATTTCATCTATCTATAAGCGTGACAGAGGAGACGCAACTGGGACAGTTTCACTTATCAAATATTACTACGACctcaatttgaataatttatacggTTTtgaacattacgttatattctgTATATACTTGCATGTATATTTAAAGTCTATTTCCGAGTAATCATTTTCAACATGGTGTCACTTTCATAGTGGTGACTCGCAGATACAGCCTTGGACAATCATAGTAGTTGCCGGTGACATTAAACTCAGTCAACAAAGCCAGACTGGTCAAAGAAGGGGCGTAGACAAGATTTATGTTCATCCCAAGTTCGATATGAAAACCTTGGAGAATGACGTAGCTCTTCTCGCtgtacgatattatttttcgcAGCTTTAGCAAGTATCgtcaatttttacgaattttctcATTCGGTTGTTTACGTTTTTAGCTCAAAGTGCCATTTGCATTAACGCCGGAAGTTAACGTTGCTCCTCTCGCAACTCATACTCCTGTTCCAGAAACGATTTGTCAGGTAGCAGGATGGGGTTACCCAGCGGAAGTAAGTTCGTCAGTTTGCTTCTgctatcatatatatatatgaggAAGATCTATTTAGGCAGATCTAAATTTATATCGGAGATTCTTTCGTTTAGGATTACCCAATTACCAGCGAGAACCTCATGTACATAGATTTGCCGCTGTTGAGCCATTCCACGTGCAAGAAACTTTTGGAGAACATAACTGATTTCCCAGCTGGGATGCTTTGTGCTGGATACATGGAGGGCCAAAGGGATGCTTGCCAGGTAACGCACACATTCTATTAAAATGTCAAGCAACTCTTAACGAAAAATCCGAGCAACGCTGATTATAGTAAAGTTGGTTTCGTTATTCTCGATTATATACtcagaaataaattaactttttcaCTGTGACGAAAATGGTGATGTGTTGCAATAACTGTTTTATACAACTATATTGTATTGCACATTTAAGAAAAGATCGTTCCACGTGAGGTTTGgatgtaattatttaactattGCTTATCGTGCAGTTCCTGTATGGTAGATTTTAAGGTGGGA
Encoded here:
- the LOC122575394 gene encoding trypsin-3-like, producing the protein MKMRIIPLVLAAAFVVNSFVDGGLLPQSTTIETTETTVNPNSQVEWTHYNLHGRIVNGTKAALRQFPYQVSLRESYSNAHFCGGSLIDEQYVLTAAHCMFEDGDSQIQPWTIIVVAGDIKLSQQSQTGQRRGVDKIYVHPKFDMKTLENDVALLALKVPFALTPEVNVAPLATHTPVPETICQVAGWGYPAEDYPITSENLMYIDLPLLSHSTCKKLLENITDFPAGMLCAGYMEGQRDACQGDSGGGMICGGFLTGVVSGGDGCARPRTPGVYADVYFYRLWIASHMNTNPITQYSRKKNNSGSEQVVTTTLLPSVLLSVLFHI